In the genome of Victivallis lenta, one region contains:
- a CDS encoding class II fructose-bisphosphate aldolase codes for MAVSYKDLGLVNTREMFAKAMKGHYAIPAYNFNNMEQLQAIIQACVETESPVILQVSKGAREYANQTLLRYLAQGAVEYAKEISGGKGIPICLHLDHGPDFETCKSCIDMGFSSVMIDGSHLPYEENVAETRKVVEYAHKFDVTVEGELGVLAGVEDDVKAEHHTYTQPEEVEDFVKRTGVDSLAIAIGTSHGAYKFKPGDDPKIRLDILAEIEKRIPGFPIVLHGSSSVPQDLVKIINENGGKLKDAIGIGEDQLRAASKSAVCKINIDSDGRLAMTAAIRKVFNEKPAEFDPRKYLGPARTALKELYKRKNVEVLGSAGHAYDK; via the coding sequence ATGGCGGTCAGCTACAAAGATCTCGGCCTCGTGAACACCAGAGAGATGTTCGCCAAGGCGATGAAAGGTCACTACGCGATTCCGGCGTACAACTTCAACAACATGGAACAGCTCCAGGCGATCATCCAGGCCTGCGTCGAGACCGAATCCCCGGTGATTCTTCAGGTTTCGAAGGGCGCCCGCGAGTACGCGAACCAGACGCTGCTGCGCTATCTCGCGCAGGGCGCCGTCGAGTATGCCAAGGAGATCTCCGGCGGCAAGGGGATTCCGATCTGCCTGCATCTCGACCACGGCCCGGATTTCGAGACCTGCAAGAGCTGCATCGACATGGGGTTCTCGTCGGTCATGATCGACGGCTCGCACCTGCCGTATGAAGAGAACGTCGCCGAGACCCGCAAGGTGGTCGAATACGCCCATAAGTTCGATGTGACCGTCGAAGGCGAGCTCGGCGTCCTGGCCGGCGTCGAAGATGACGTGAAGGCCGAACACCACACCTACACGCAGCCGGAAGAGGTCGAAGACTTCGTCAAGCGCACCGGCGTCGACTCCCTTGCGATCGCGATCGGCACCAGCCACGGCGCCTACAAGTTCAAGCCGGGCGACGATCCGAAGATCCGTCTCGACATCCTCGCCGAGATCGAAAAGCGCATTCCGGGCTTCCCGATCGTGCTGCACGGCTCCTCAAGCGTTCCGCAGGATCTGGTCAAGATCATCAACGAGAACGGCGGCAAGCTGAAGGACGCGATCGGCATCGGCGAAGACCAGCTCCGCGCCGCTTCGAAGTCGGCAGTCTGCAAGATCAACATCGACTCCGACGGCCGTCTGGCGATGACCGCCGCGATCCGCAAGGTCTTCAACGAGAAGCCGGCGGAATTCGACCCGCGCAAGTACCTCGGCCCGGCCCGTACGGCCCTGAAGGAGCTCTACAAGCGCAAGAACGTCGAAGTGCTCGGCTCGGCCGGCCACGCTTACGATAAATAA
- a CDS encoding sialate O-acetylesterase, with product MLRRIPILAAFAVALLLAACTAVRPEKMAANYSVHKIYGDYMVLQREKPIRISGHAAPGESVLVGIGGNSVFATAGDDGEWAAVLPAMEAGGPYLVSVTGAPGSEPVIFKDVLIGDVWLASGQSNMEMPVYSKGRHWSTLNGKEEAAQATYPNIRLYNATSKKYVSPGKVQHEVVGPGWQLCTPETAAPFSAVAFYFGRELNKDLNVPIGLISASWGGTAIEPWISYDAYKRAGRVRELMKIEGLGKTSAELEAKYKAEQEKARKKFSEWEKRFYSTYAKETAAAAGWKNPDLDDSSWTKVESTRNSFPEGIDGVAWYRRTVDIPAAWAGKELVLSLGAVDDCDETFFNGEKVGATGSDVESYWSVPRKYKVPGKLVKAGRNVIAVRVSDMFIDGGIQGADDELFLSPDGKQKISLAGDWKLKLEFAADLRKIGNRPDPLAYMNTNERHPSFPSTLYNSMIAPWTGYPLRGFLWYQGETNAGAPEDYLKLQQLLISDWRTLWNDPKLPFLFVQLSGYEKHTPDKPLPDDYWVDRKPGNPVWAPFREAQAATLRKVPYTGMAVCIDAGNHSDIHPANKQAVGYRLAKEAERISYGRDIVSAGPMFKSMTVRDGKAVISFTNVGAGLEAKGSRDGKLGCFAIAGKDGKFVWADAVIDGDTVVVSSPEVKEPAAVRYGWVSYAGNLNFYNKDGFPACPFRTDMPDYVK from the coding sequence ATGCTCAGAAGGATCCCGATCCTGGCGGCGTTCGCCGTCGCGCTGCTCCTCGCCGCCTGCACGGCGGTCAGGCCGGAGAAGATGGCGGCGAACTATTCGGTACACAAAATCTACGGCGACTACATGGTCCTGCAGCGTGAAAAGCCGATCCGGATCAGCGGGCATGCCGCTCCCGGCGAATCGGTGCTGGTCGGCATCGGCGGCAACAGCGTTTTCGCCACCGCCGGCGACGACGGCGAGTGGGCGGCCGTGCTGCCCGCCATGGAGGCCGGCGGCCCCTACCTGGTCAGCGTCACCGGCGCACCGGGCAGCGAACCGGTCATCTTCAAGGATGTGCTGATCGGCGACGTCTGGCTCGCGAGCGGGCAGTCGAATATGGAGATGCCGGTTTACAGCAAGGGCAGGCACTGGTCCACGCTGAACGGCAAAGAAGAGGCGGCGCAGGCGACCTACCCGAACATCCGCCTCTACAACGCGACCTCGAAAAAATATGTCTCCCCCGGCAAGGTCCAGCATGAGGTCGTCGGGCCCGGCTGGCAGCTCTGCACTCCCGAAACCGCGGCGCCGTTCAGCGCGGTCGCCTTTTATTTCGGTCGCGAGCTGAACAAGGACCTGAACGTTCCGATCGGCCTCATCAGCGCGAGCTGGGGCGGCACGGCCATCGAGCCGTGGATCAGCTATGATGCCTACAAACGCGCCGGCCGCGTCCGTGAGCTCATGAAGATCGAGGGTCTCGGCAAGACCAGCGCCGAGCTCGAAGCGAAATACAAAGCCGAGCAGGAGAAGGCCCGCAAGAAGTTCTCCGAGTGGGAAAAGCGCTTCTACTCGACCTACGCGAAGGAGACGGCGGCCGCCGCCGGCTGGAAGAATCCGGATCTCGACGATTCGTCCTGGACCAAAGTTGAATCGACCCGCAACTCGTTCCCCGAAGGCATCGACGGCGTCGCCTGGTACCGCCGGACGGTCGATATCCCGGCTGCCTGGGCCGGCAAAGAGCTGGTCCTTTCGCTCGGCGCCGTCGACGACTGCGACGAAACCTTCTTCAACGGCGAAAAGGTCGGCGCGACCGGCTCCGATGTCGAAAGCTACTGGTCCGTCCCGCGCAAATACAAGGTTCCGGGCAAACTCGTGAAGGCCGGACGCAACGTCATCGCGGTCCGCGTCAGCGACATGTTCATCGACGGCGGCATCCAGGGCGCCGACGACGAACTCTTCCTCTCACCCGACGGCAAGCAGAAGATCAGTCTCGCGGGAGACTGGAAGCTCAAGCTTGAATTCGCCGCCGACCTCAGGAAGATCGGCAACCGCCCGGACCCGCTCGCCTACATGAACACGAACGAACGCCACCCGAGCTTCCCGTCCACGCTCTACAACTCCATGATCGCGCCGTGGACCGGTTATCCGCTGCGCGGCTTCCTCTGGTACCAGGGCGAGACCAACGCCGGCGCGCCGGAGGATTACCTGAAGCTCCAGCAGCTCCTCATCTCCGACTGGCGCACGCTGTGGAACGACCCGAAACTGCCGTTCCTCTTCGTCCAGCTCTCCGGCTACGAGAAGCATACGCCCGACAAGCCGCTGCCGGACGATTACTGGGTGGACCGCAAGCCCGGCAATCCGGTCTGGGCCCCCTTCCGCGAAGCGCAGGCCGCGACGCTCAGGAAGGTGCCTTACACCGGCATGGCGGTCTGCATCGACGCCGGCAACCACTCCGACATCCACCCGGCCAACAAGCAGGCGGTCGGCTATCGGCTGGCCAAAGAAGCCGAACGCATCAGCTACGGCAGGGACATCGTTTCCGCCGGGCCGATGTTCAAATCGATGACGGTCAGGGACGGAAAGGCGGTCATCTCCTTCACGAACGTCGGCGCCGGGCTTGAAGCCAAAGGCAGCAGAGACGGCAAGCTCGGCTGCTTCGCGATCGCCGGCAAAGACGGCAAATTCGTCTGGGCGGACGCAGTCATCGACGGCGACACCGTCGTCGTGAGCTCGCCGGAAGTCAAGGAGCCGGCTGCCGTCCGCTACGGCTGGGTCAGCTACGCCGGAAACCTGAATTTCTACAACAAAGACGGCTTCCCGGCCTGTCCGTTCCGGACCGACATGCCGGATTACGTCAAATAA